In Rhinopithecus roxellana isolate Shanxi Qingling chromosome 4, ASM756505v1, whole genome shotgun sequence, a single genomic region encodes these proteins:
- the DNPH1 gene encoding 2'-deoxynucleoside 5'-phosphate N-hydrolase 1, which translates to MAAARVGGRSNSGELGESGRPALYFCGSIRGGREDRTLYERIVSRLRRFGTVLTEHVAAAELGARGEEAAGGDRLIHERDLVWLQQADVVVAEVTQPSLGVGYELGRAVAFNKRILCLFRPQSGRVLSAMIRGAADGSRFQVWDYEEGEVEALLDRYFEADPPGQVAASPDPPT; encoded by the exons ATGGCTGCTGCCAGGGTGGGGGGGCGCAGCAACAGCGGGGAGCTGGGGGAGTCTGGCCGCCCGGCCCTGTACTTCTGCGGGAGCATTCGCGGCGGACGCGAGGACAGGACGCTGTACGAGCGGATCGTGTCTCGGCTGCGGCGATTCGGGACAGTGCTCACCGAACACGTGGCGGCCGCCGAGCTGGGCGCGCGCG GGGAAGAGGCTGCTGGGGGTGACAGGCTCATCCATGAGCGGGACCTGGTGTGGCTGCAGCAGGCGGACG TGGTCGTGGCAGAAGTGACACAGCCATCCCTGGGTGTAGGCTATGAGCTGGGCCGGGCTGTGGCCTTCAACAAGCGGATCCTATGCCTGTTCCGCCCGCAGTCTGGCCGTG TGCTTTCGGCCATGATCCGGGGAGCAGCAGATGGCTCTCGGTTCCAGGTGTGGGACTACGAGGAGGGAGAGGTGGAGGCGCTGCTGGATCGATACTTCGAGGCTGATCCTCCAGGGCAGGTGGCTGCCTCCCCTGACCCACCCACTTGA